In the Streptomyces sp. cg36 genome, one interval contains:
- a CDS encoding TerD family protein: protein MTGFGKGLDKVDVALRWDPSPVGSPPHDLDVIAAVYRASDPYGDPAYLVHFDSRSPDGTVYLSRDSTTGKGFGDDEVLTLEFARQPEAHGRIVVGVVIQQRSGRLVFAEVANPEVYVREGYTELAHDDFSSVAGSTAATVAEFVRSPGGAWQFHPGLRGFDLDPDAFTAAMGARAH, encoded by the coding sequence ATGACCGGATTCGGCAAGGGCCTGGACAAGGTCGACGTGGCGCTGCGGTGGGACCCGAGCCCGGTCGGCTCCCCGCCCCACGACCTCGATGTGATCGCCGCGGTCTACCGGGCCTCCGATCCCTACGGCGACCCCGCCTATCTGGTGCACTTCGACAGCCGCTCCCCGGACGGCACGGTGTATCTGAGCCGGGACAGCACCACCGGGAAGGGGTTCGGGGACGACGAGGTGCTGACGCTGGAGTTCGCCCGCCAGCCGGAGGCGCACGGGCGGATCGTGGTCGGCGTGGTCATCCAGCAGCGCTCGGGCCGGCTGGTCTTCGCCGAGGTGGCCAACCCCGAGGTGTATGTCCGCGAGGGCTACACGGAGTTGGCGCACGACGACTTCTCCTCGGTGGCGGGGAGCACGGCCGCGACGGTCGCGGAGTTCGTCAGGAGCCCGGGCGGCGCCTGGCAGTTCCACCCCGGGCTGCGCGGCTTCGACCTGGACCCGGACGCCTTCACGGCGGCGATGGGCGCACGGGCGCACTGA
- a CDS encoding ADP-ribosylglycohydrolase family protein, with the protein MTADSTSEARFERALASLRGLSVGDALGSQFFVPDNYPLLKRRELPDGPWQWTDDTEMACSVLAVLAGSGRIDQDLLARSFAEHHDFDRGYGPAVNRMLRLIREGGDWRELAAALFNGQGSWGNGSAMRIAPLGAWYADDPEQATHQAEISSYTTHQHREAVVGAMAVAAAAALAAAPSGPPAPAELLDGVVALVPRSAVGAGLRRARDMLDYADAGTVAAVLGCGRRTSAHDTVPFALWSAARSLGDYERAFWTTAQAGGDVDTTCAIVGGVVAAGKAGAPPAGWLERTEELPGWVPERATG; encoded by the coding sequence ATGACCGCTGACTCCACATCCGAAGCCCGCTTCGAACGCGCGCTGGCCAGCCTTCGCGGGCTGTCCGTGGGAGACGCCCTGGGCTCCCAGTTCTTCGTCCCCGACAACTATCCGCTGCTCAAACGGCGCGAGCTGCCCGACGGGCCCTGGCAGTGGACCGACGACACCGAGATGGCCTGCTCGGTCCTGGCCGTGCTGGCCGGCAGCGGCCGGATCGACCAGGACCTGCTCGCCCGGTCCTTCGCCGAGCACCACGACTTCGACCGGGGGTACGGCCCGGCCGTCAACCGGATGCTGCGGCTGATCCGGGAGGGCGGCGACTGGCGGGAGCTGGCCGCCGCGCTCTTCAACGGCCAGGGCTCCTGGGGCAACGGCTCCGCGATGCGGATCGCGCCGCTCGGCGCCTGGTACGCCGACGACCCGGAGCAGGCCACCCACCAGGCCGAGATCTCCTCGTACACCACCCACCAGCACCGCGAGGCCGTGGTGGGCGCCATGGCCGTGGCCGCCGCCGCCGCGCTGGCCGCGGCGCCCAGCGGCCCGCCCGCCCCGGCGGAGCTGCTGGACGGGGTGGTGGCGCTGGTGCCGCGCAGCGCGGTCGGCGCGGGGCTGCGCCGGGCCCGGGACATGCTGGACTACGCGGACGCGGGCACGGTGGCCGCGGTGCTGGGCTGCGGGCGGCGGACCAGCGCCCATGACACCGTGCCGTTCGCGCTGTGGTCGGCGGCGCGCTCGCTCGGCGACTACGAGCGGGCGTTCTGGACGACCGCGCAGGCGGGCGGTGACGTGGACACCACCTGCGCGATCGTCGGCGGGGTGGTCGCGGCCGGGAAGGCCGGGGCGCCCCCGGCCGGCTGGCTGGAGCGGACCGAGGAGCTGCCCGGCTGGGTGCCGGAGCGGGCCACGGGCTGA
- a CDS encoding vitamin B12-dependent ribonucleotide reductase has product MTETTSGPARGSRTKGSKAGKGLRIERIHTTPGVHPYDEVSWERRDVVMTNWRDGSINFEQRGVEFPDFWSVNAVNIVTSKYFRGAVGTPQRETGLKQLIDRIVKTYTKAGEDHGYFGSPADAEIFEHELAYALLHQIFSFNSPVWFNVGTPQPQQVSACFILSVDDSMESILDWYKEEGMIFKGGSGAGLNLSRIRSSKELLSSGGNASGPVSFMRGADASAGTIKSGGATRRAAKMVILDVDHPDIENFIETKVKEEEKIRALRDAGFDMDLGGDDITSVQYQNANNSVRVNDEFMKAVETGGKFGLRARMTGDVIEEVDAKSLFRKMAEAAWACADPGIQYDDTINHWHTCPESGRINGSNPCSEYMHLDNTSCNLASLNLMKFLKDDGEGHQSFDVERFAKVVELVITAMDISICFADFPTQKIGENTRAYRQLGIGYANLGALLMATGHAYDSVGGRALAGAITSLMTGTSYKRSAELAAVVGAYDGYARNAEPHQRVMKQHADANATAVRMDDLDSPIWAAATEAWQDVVRLGAKNGFRNAQASVIAPTGTIGLAMSCDTTGLEPDLALVKFKKLVGGGSMQIVNGTVPQALRRLGYQPEQIEAIVAHIAENGNVIDAPGLKTEHYEVFDCAMGERSISAMGHVRMMAAIQPWISGALSKTVNLPETATVEDVEEVYFEAWKMGVKALAIYRDNCKVGQPLSAKTKEKEKAEVTEKAEAEIRKAVEKVVEYRPVRKRLPKGRPGITTSFTVGGAEGYMTANSYPDDGLGEVFLKMSKQGSTLAGMMDAFSIAVSVGLQYGVPLETYVSKFTNMRFEPAGMTDDPDVRMAQSIVDYIFRRLALDFLPFETRSALGIHSAEERQRHLETGSYEPALEDEDVDVEGLAQSAPRQTETLKAVAAPKPAVVEAPRAVHNSAELVEMQLGVSADAPLCFSCGTKMQRAGSCYICEGCGSTSGCS; this is encoded by the coding sequence ATGACAGAGACGACGAGCGGCCCGGCACGTGGATCCCGCACCAAGGGTTCCAAGGCGGGCAAGGGCCTGCGTATCGAGCGCATCCACACCACCCCCGGCGTGCATCCGTACGACGAGGTGAGCTGGGAGCGCCGTGACGTCGTCATGACCAACTGGCGCGACGGCTCGATCAACTTCGAGCAGCGCGGCGTCGAGTTCCCCGACTTCTGGTCGGTGAACGCGGTCAACATCGTCACCAGCAAGTACTTCCGCGGGGCCGTCGGCACCCCGCAGCGCGAGACCGGTCTCAAGCAGCTCATCGACCGCATCGTGAAGACGTACACGAAGGCCGGCGAGGACCACGGCTACTTCGGCTCGCCCGCCGACGCCGAGATCTTCGAGCACGAGCTGGCGTACGCCCTCCTGCACCAGATCTTCAGCTTCAACAGCCCCGTCTGGTTCAACGTGGGCACGCCCCAGCCGCAGCAGGTCTCCGCCTGCTTCATCCTGTCCGTCGACGACTCCATGGAGTCGATCCTCGACTGGTACAAGGAAGAGGGCATGATCTTCAAGGGCGGCTCCGGCGCCGGCCTGAACCTCTCCCGCATCCGCTCCTCCAAGGAGCTGCTGTCCTCCGGCGGCAACGCGTCGGGCCCGGTCTCCTTCATGCGCGGCGCGGACGCCTCCGCCGGCACCATCAAGTCGGGCGGCGCCACCCGCCGCGCGGCCAAGATGGTCATCCTCGACGTCGACCACCCCGACATCGAGAACTTCATCGAGACCAAGGTGAAGGAGGAGGAGAAGATCCGCGCGCTGCGCGACGCGGGCTTCGACATGGACCTGGGCGGCGACGACATCACGTCCGTCCAGTACCAGAACGCCAACAACTCGGTCCGGGTGAACGACGAGTTCATGAAGGCCGTCGAGACCGGCGGCAAGTTCGGGCTGCGCGCCCGGATGACCGGTGACGTCATCGAAGAGGTCGACGCCAAGTCGCTCTTCCGCAAGATGGCCGAGGCGGCGTGGGCCTGCGCCGACCCGGGCATCCAGTACGACGACACCATCAACCACTGGCACACCTGCCCGGAGTCCGGCCGCATCAACGGCTCGAACCCGTGCAGCGAGTACATGCACCTGGACAACACGTCCTGCAACCTCGCCTCGCTGAACCTGATGAAGTTCCTCAAGGACGACGGCGAGGGCCACCAGTCCTTCGACGTCGAGCGCTTCGCCAAGGTCGTCGAGCTGGTCATCACCGCGATGGACATCTCGATCTGCTTCGCGGACTTCCCGACGCAGAAGATCGGCGAGAACACCCGCGCCTACCGCCAGCTGGGCATCGGCTACGCCAACCTCGGCGCCCTGCTGATGGCCACCGGCCACGCCTACGACTCCGTCGGCGGACGCGCGCTCGCCGGTGCCATCACCTCGCTGATGACCGGCACCTCGTACAAGCGCTCCGCGGAGCTCGCCGCGGTCGTCGGCGCCTACGACGGCTACGCCCGCAACGCCGAGCCGCACCAGCGCGTCATGAAGCAGCACGCCGACGCCAACGCCACGGCCGTGCGCATGGACGACCTGGACTCCCCGATCTGGGCCGCCGCCACCGAAGCCTGGCAGGACGTCGTCCGCCTCGGTGCGAAGAACGGTTTCCGCAACGCCCAGGCGTCGGTCATCGCGCCCACCGGCACCATCGGTCTCGCGATGTCCTGCGACACCACCGGCCTGGAGCCCGACCTCGCGCTGGTCAAGTTCAAGAAGCTGGTCGGCGGCGGCTCGATGCAGATCGTCAACGGCACCGTGCCGCAGGCGCTGCGCCGCCTCGGCTACCAGCCGGAGCAGATCGAGGCGATCGTCGCCCACATCGCCGAGAACGGGAACGTCATCGACGCCCCGGGCCTGAAGACCGAGCACTACGAGGTCTTCGACTGCGCCATGGGCGAGCGCTCCATCTCCGCCATGGGCCACGTCCGCATGATGGCGGCCATCCAGCCGTGGATCTCGGGCGCCCTCTCCAAGACGGTCAACCTGCCGGAGACGGCGACCGTCGAGGACGTCGAGGAGGTCTACTTCGAGGCGTGGAAGATGGGCGTCAAGGCGCTCGCGATCTACCGCGACAACTGCAAGGTCGGCCAGCCCCTCTCCGCGAAGACCAAGGAGAAGGAGAAGGCCGAGGTCACCGAGAAGGCCGAGGCGGAGATCCGCAAGGCCGTCGAGAAGGTCGTCGAGTACCGCCCGGTCCGCAAGCGTCTGCCCAAGGGCCGTCCCGGCATCACCACGTCCTTCACGGTCGGCGGCGCCGAGGGCTACATGACCGCCAACTCCTACCCGGACGACGGTCTGGGCGAGGTCTTCCTGAAGATGTCCAAGCAGGGCTCGACCCTCGCGGGCATGATGGACGCCTTCTCCATCGCCGTCTCGGTCGGCCTGCAGTACGGCGTGCCGCTGGAGACCTACGTCTCCAAGTTCACCAACATGCGGTTCGAGCCGGCCGGGATGACCGACGACCCGGACGTGCGGATGGCGCAGTCGATCGTCGACTACATCTTCCGCCGCCTGGCGCTGGACTTCCTGCCCTTCGAGACCCGCTCCGCGCTCGGCATCCACTCCGCCGAGGAGCGCCAGCGCCACCTGGAGACCGGCTCCTACGAGCCGGCCCTGGAGGACGAGGACGTGGACGTCGAGGGCCTGGCCCAGTCCGCGCCCCGTCAGACGGAGACCCTGAAGGCCGTCGCCGCGCCGAAGCCGGCCGTCGTCGAGGCCCCCAGGGCCGTGCACAACTCGGCCGAGCTCGTCGAGATGCAGCTCGGCGTGAGCGCCGACGCGCCGCTCTGCTTCTCCTGCGGTACGAAGATGCAGCGGGCCGGCTCCTGCTACATCTGCGAGGGCTGCGGCTCCACCAGCGGCTGCAGCTGA
- a CDS encoding histidine phosphatase family protein — translation MARPRRIVLVRHGESEGNADDTVYEREPDHALRLTETGLAQARATGGLLRETFGRERVSVYVSPYRRTHETFRAFGLDPELVRVREEPRLREQDWGNWQDREDVRLQKAYRDAYGHFFYRFAQGESGADVYDRVGSFLESLYRSFEAPDHPPNVLLVTHGLTMRLFCMRWFHWTVADFESLSNPGNAETRTLLLGADGRYTLDREFARWRVPEPYGITG, via the coding sequence ATGGCAAGACCGCGTCGCATCGTCCTCGTCCGGCACGGCGAGTCGGAGGGGAACGCCGATGACACCGTGTACGAGCGCGAGCCCGACCACGCGCTGCGGCTGACCGAGACCGGGCTGGCCCAGGCCCGGGCCACCGGTGGGCTGCTGCGCGAGACGTTCGGGCGCGAGCGGGTCAGCGTCTACGTCTCGCCCTACCGGCGCACCCACGAGACGTTCCGGGCGTTCGGCCTCGATCCGGAGCTGGTGCGCGTGCGGGAGGAGCCCCGGCTGCGCGAGCAGGACTGGGGCAACTGGCAGGACCGCGAGGACGTACGCCTGCAGAAGGCGTACCGGGACGCCTACGGGCACTTCTTCTACCGCTTCGCCCAGGGCGAGTCGGGGGCGGACGTGTACGACCGGGTGGGCTCGTTCCTGGAGAGCCTGTACCGCAGCTTCGAGGCCCCCGACCACCCGCCGAACGTCCTGCTCGTCACGCACGGCCTGACCATGCGGCTGTTCTGCATGCGCTGGTTCCACTGGACGGTGGCGGACTTCGAGTCGCTGTCCAACCCCGGCAACGCGGAGACCCGCACCCTGCTGCTCGGCGCGGACGGGCGGTACACGCTGGACCGGGAGTTCGCGCGGTGGCGCGTTCCCGAGCCGTACGGGATCACCGGTTAG
- a CDS encoding YdbC family protein produces the protein MLVKWIRCTVVDRPGFDRGQRKWAGLLGEPGFRGQGGGWSRGRPDIAHVFTFWESRAFYDSFMARAHDRLAAAQTGTYKNPRSHLFDHRFDVKTGFQPRFTDADVVRVAHCRVHPDRVEHFALAQERIWNPAMAGSPGMLRGVFGEAPGDEFLVLSMWQSAAEHGKYRADRVERLALRARTESDVAALTGAVVDLNPSWTV, from the coding sequence GTGCTGGTCAAGTGGATTCGCTGCACGGTGGTCGACCGCCCCGGCTTCGACCGGGGACAGCGGAAATGGGCGGGGCTGCTGGGGGAGCCGGGGTTCCGGGGCCAGGGCGGCGGATGGAGCCGGGGGCGCCCGGACATCGCGCACGTCTTCACGTTCTGGGAGAGCCGGGCCTTCTACGACTCCTTCATGGCGCGCGCCCACGACCGGCTCGCCGCCGCCCAGACGGGCACCTACAAGAACCCCCGATCGCACCTCTTCGACCACCGCTTCGACGTGAAGACCGGCTTCCAGCCCCGCTTCACCGACGCCGACGTGGTGCGGGTCGCGCACTGCCGGGTCCATCCCGACCGGGTCGAGCACTTCGCGCTGGCGCAGGAGCGGATCTGGAACCCGGCGATGGCCGGTTCGCCCGGGATGCTGCGCGGGGTGTTCGGGGAGGCGCCGGGCGACGAGTTCCTGGTCCTGTCGATGTGGCAGTCGGCCGCCGAGCACGGCAAGTACCGGGCCGACCGGGTGGAGCGGCTCGCGCTGCGCGCCCGTACGGAGTCCGACGTGGCGGCGCTGACCGGGGCCGTGGTCGACCTCAACCCCAGCTGGACGGTCTGA
- the lexA gene encoding transcriptional repressor LexA: MTTTADSATITAQDRSQTRLEPVHAMNDTVANQEGADPARPARSLPGRPPGIRADSSGLTDRQRRVIEVIRDSVQRRGYPPSMREIGQAVGLSSTSSVAHQLMALERKGFLRRDPHRPRAYEVRGSDQPSTQPTDTTGKPAASYVPLVGRIAAGGPILAEESVEDVFPLPRQLVGDGELFVLKVVGDSMIEAAICDGDWVTVRRQPVAENGDIVAAMLDGEATVKRFKREDNHIWLLPHNAAYQPIPGDEATILGKVVAVLRRV; encoded by the coding sequence GTGACCACCACCGCAGACAGTGCCACCATCACTGCCCAGGACCGCTCCCAGACCCGACTTGAGCCGGTGCATGCCATGAATGACACAGTCGCGAACCAGGAGGGCGCCGACCCCGCGCGACCCGCGCGCTCGCTCCCAGGCCGTCCCCCAGGCATCAGGGCGGACAGCTCCGGCCTCACCGACCGCCAGCGCCGCGTCATCGAGGTCATCCGCGACTCCGTCCAGCGCCGGGGATACCCGCCGTCGATGCGGGAGATCGGTCAGGCGGTGGGCCTCTCCAGCACCTCTTCCGTCGCCCACCAGCTGATGGCCCTGGAGCGCAAGGGCTTCCTGCGCCGCGACCCGCACCGGCCCCGGGCGTACGAGGTGCGCGGCTCCGACCAGCCCAGCACCCAGCCCACCGACACCACCGGCAAGCCCGCCGCCTCGTATGTGCCGCTGGTCGGCCGGATCGCCGCCGGTGGCCCCATCCTCGCCGAGGAGTCGGTCGAAGACGTCTTCCCCCTCCCCCGCCAGCTGGTCGGCGACGGCGAGCTCTTCGTCCTGAAGGTCGTCGGCGACTCGATGATCGAAGCCGCGATCTGCGACGGGGACTGGGTCACCGTCCGCCGCCAGCCCGTCGCCGAGAACGGTGACATCGTGGCCGCCATGCTCGACGGCGAGGCCACCGTGAAGCGCTTCAAGCGCGAGGACAACCACATCTGGCTCCTCCCGCACAACGCGGCCTACCAGCCGATCCCCGGCGACGAGGCGACCATCCTCGGCAAGGTCGTGGCAGTCCTGCGGCGCGTCTGA
- the nrdR gene encoding transcriptional regulator NrdR, translating into MHCPFCRHPDSRVVDSRTTDDGTSIRRRRQCPDCSRRFTTVETASLMVIKRSGVTEPFSRTKVISGVRKACQGRPVTEDALAKLGQRVEEAVRATGSAELTTHDVGLAILGPLQELDLVAYLRFASVYRAFDTLEDFEAAIAELREQRPPADDADARVAGVAPAVPVPATAAD; encoded by the coding sequence ATGCACTGCCCCTTCTGCAGGCACCCCGACAGTCGTGTCGTCGACAGTCGGACCACCGACGACGGCACGTCGATCCGCCGGCGCCGTCAGTGCCCCGACTGCTCCCGTCGTTTCACGACGGTGGAGACGGCCTCGCTGATGGTGATCAAGCGCAGCGGGGTGACCGAGCCCTTCAGCCGTACCAAGGTCATCTCCGGCGTCCGCAAGGCGTGCCAGGGACGGCCGGTCACCGAGGACGCCCTCGCCAAGCTCGGCCAGCGGGTCGAGGAGGCGGTGCGCGCCACCGGCAGCGCCGAGCTGACCACCCATGACGTGGGTCTGGCGATACTCGGCCCCCTGCAGGAGCTCGACCTCGTCGCGTACCTGCGCTTCGCGTCCGTGTACCGGGCGTTCGACACCCTCGAAGACTTCGAGGCCGCCATCGCCGAACTGCGCGAACAACGGCCTCCCGCGGACGACGCGGACGCGCGCGTGGCCGGAGTGGCCCCCGCGGTCCCCGTGCCCGCCACCGCCGCCGACTGA
- a CDS encoding MFS transporter, with the protein MTSDQIDAEPGTDASESAIPRPDRPGIALAVIAMCQLMVVLDATIVNIALPHIQTSLGFSTSDLTWVINAYALTFGGLLLLGGRAGDLLGRRRMFITGILVFTLASLLGGFAQEPWQLLAARALQGIGGAIASPTSLALIATTFPEGPERNRAFGVFSAVSAGGGAIGLIAGGMLTDWLNWRWVLFVNVPIGVVIAALAPRYIRESRRHSGTFDLAGAFTSTGGMAALVYGFIRAASDGWRDALTLCSFGAAVVLLLAFVAVERRSAQPITPLRMFADRNRSGTYVIMLSLAAAMFGMFFFIVLFVQNVLHYSPVKAGVAFFPSTLAIVLAAGLATTLLPRIGPKPIVVTGSLITAGAMAWLTLIDPDSTYLGGIIGPLLLFGFGMGLNFVTLTLTAVSGIAENESGAASGLLNTTQQVGGALGLSILTTVFGTASRNEGKTQVKDFLAHGSPEQKAVFAKTHQLPAPWSDEVLAHGIGTAFIAAVALVSLAALVALFVIQVRRSDLEALSGKTGVPAG; encoded by the coding sequence ATGACGTCAGACCAGATAGACGCGGAACCCGGCACCGACGCTTCCGAGTCCGCCATCCCCCGCCCGGACCGCCCGGGCATCGCCCTCGCGGTCATCGCGATGTGCCAGCTGATGGTGGTCCTGGACGCGACGATCGTGAACATCGCGCTCCCCCACATCCAGACCTCCCTGGGCTTCTCCACCAGCGATCTGACCTGGGTCATCAACGCCTACGCGCTGACCTTCGGCGGGCTGCTCCTGCTCGGCGGCCGGGCCGGCGACCTGCTGGGCCGGCGCCGGATGTTCATCACCGGCATCCTCGTCTTCACCCTCGCCTCGCTGCTCGGCGGCTTCGCCCAGGAGCCCTGGCAACTGCTCGCCGCCCGCGCCCTCCAGGGCATCGGCGGCGCCATCGCCTCCCCCACCTCGCTCGCGCTGATCGCCACCACGTTCCCCGAAGGCCCCGAACGCAACCGGGCGTTCGGCGTCTTCTCGGCCGTCTCGGCGGGCGGCGGCGCCATCGGCCTGATCGCGGGCGGCATGCTCACCGACTGGCTCAATTGGCGCTGGGTGCTCTTCGTCAACGTCCCCATCGGCGTGGTGATCGCGGCCCTGGCGCCCCGCTACATCCGCGAGTCCCGGCGCCACTCGGGCACCTTCGACCTGGCCGGGGCGTTCACCTCCACCGGCGGGATGGCCGCGCTGGTCTACGGGTTCATCCGGGCCGCCAGCGACGGCTGGCGCGACGCGCTGACGCTCTGTTCGTTCGGCGCGGCCGTCGTCCTGCTGCTGGCCTTCGTGGCGGTGGAGCGGCGCTCGGCGCAGCCCATCACCCCGCTGCGGATGTTCGCCGACCGCAACCGCTCCGGCACGTACGTGATCATGCTGAGCCTGGCCGCCGCGATGTTCGGGATGTTCTTCTTCATCGTGCTGTTCGTGCAGAACGTGCTGCACTACAGCCCGGTCAAGGCGGGCGTGGCCTTCTTCCCCTCGACGCTCGCCATCGTCCTGGCGGCCGGGCTCGCCACCACCCTGCTGCCCCGGATCGGGCCCAAGCCGATCGTGGTCACCGGCTCGCTGATCACCGCGGGCGCCATGGCCTGGCTGACCCTGATCGACCCGGACAGCACCTACCTCGGCGGGATCATCGGCCCGCTGCTGCTGTTCGGCTTCGGGATGGGCCTCAACTTCGTCACCCTCACCCTCACCGCGGTCTCCGGCATCGCCGAGAACGAGTCCGGCGCCGCCTCCGGGCTGCTCAACACCACCCAGCAGGTCGGCGGCGCGCTCGGCCTGTCCATCTTGACCACGGTCTTCGGCACGGCCAGCCGCAACGAGGGAAAGACGCAGGTCAAGGACTTCCTGGCGCATGGATCGCCCGAGCAGAAGGCGGTGTTCGCCAAGACGCACCAGCTGCCCGCGCCCTGGAGCGACGAGGTGCTCGCCCACGGCATCGGCACCGCGTTCATCGCCGCCGTCGCCCTGGTGTCACTGGCCGCGCTGGTCGCCCTCTTCGTCATCCAGGTCCGCAGGAGCGATCTGGAGGCGCTGAGCGGGAAGACCGGCGTCCCGGCGGGCTGA
- a CDS encoding ATP-dependent DNA helicase, translated as MTKPSLPELLHTAVAAVGGTERPGQVTMATAVADAIDDGSHLLVQAGTGTGKSLGYLVPALAHGERVVIATATLALQRQLVERDLPRTVDALHPQLRRRPEFAMLKGRSNYLCLHRLHEGVPQEEEDGLFDQFEAAAPTSKLGQDLLRMKDWADETETGDRDDLTPGVSDRAWGQVSVSSRECLGASKCAYGAECFAEMARERAKLSDVVVTNHALLAIDAIEGAPVLPQHEVLIVDEAHELVSRVTGVATGELTPGQVNRAVRRAAKLVNEKAADQLQTAAEGFERLMELALPGRLEEIPEDLGYALMALRDAARTVISALGSTRDKSVQDEDAVRKQALAAVENVHAVAERISNGSEYDVVWYERHDRFGASLRVAPLSVSGLLREKLFADRSVVLTSATLKLGGDFNGVGASLGLAPEGTEGEDVPQWKGIDVGSPFDYPKQGILYVARHLATPGREGSRGDMMDELAELVEAAGGRTLGLFSSMRAAQAAAEELRGRLDKPILLQGEDTLGELIKTFAGDPETCLFGTLSLWQGVDVPGPSCQLVIMDRIPFPRPDDPLMSARQKAVEEGGGNGFMAVAATHAALLMAQGAGRLVRATGDRGVVAVLDPRLANARYGSYLRASLPDFWYTTDRNQVRRSLAAIDAAAKADSK; from the coding sequence ATGACGAAGCCATCACTCCCCGAGCTCCTGCACACCGCCGTCGCCGCCGTCGGCGGCACCGAGCGGCCCGGCCAGGTCACGATGGCCACGGCCGTCGCCGACGCCATCGACGACGGCTCCCATCTGCTGGTCCAGGCCGGTACGGGTACGGGAAAGTCGCTCGGCTATCTGGTGCCCGCGCTGGCGCACGGCGAGCGCGTGGTGATCGCGACGGCCACGCTGGCGCTCCAGCGCCAGCTCGTGGAGCGTGATCTTCCGCGTACGGTGGACGCGTTGCACCCGCAGCTGCGCCGCCGCCCGGAGTTCGCGATGCTCAAGGGCCGCTCCAACTACCTGTGTCTGCACCGGTTGCACGAGGGTGTGCCGCAGGAAGAGGAGGACGGGCTCTTCGACCAGTTCGAGGCCGCCGCGCCCACCAGCAAGCTCGGCCAGGACCTGCTGCGGATGAAGGACTGGGCGGACGAGACGGAGACCGGGGACCGGGACGATCTGACGCCGGGCGTCTCCGACCGTGCCTGGGGCCAGGTGTCGGTGTCGTCGCGGGAGTGCCTGGGCGCCTCGAAGTGCGCGTACGGCGCGGAGTGCTTCGCGGAGATGGCCCGCGAGCGCGCCAAGCTGTCGGACGTGGTGGTCACCAACCACGCGCTGCTGGCGATCGACGCGATCGAGGGCGCCCCGGTGCTCCCGCAGCACGAGGTGCTGATCGTCGACGAGGCGCATGAGCTGGTCTCGCGGGTGACCGGTGTCGCCACCGGTGAGCTCACCCCGGGGCAGGTCAACCGTGCGGTGCGGCGGGCCGCCAAGCTGGTCAACGAGAAGGCGGCGGATCAGCTCCAGACGGCCGCCGAGGGCTTCGAGCGGCTGATGGAGCTGGCGCTGCCGGGCCGTCTGGAGGAGATCCCGGAGGACCTGGGGTACGCGCTGATGGCGCTGCGCGACGCCGCCCGTACGGTGATCTCGGCGCTGGGGTCCACCCGCGACAAGTCGGTGCAGGACGAGGACGCGGTGCGCAAGCAGGCGCTGGCGGCGGTCGAGAACGTACACGCGGTGGCGGAGCGGATCAGCAACGGCTCGGAGTACGACGTCGTCTGGTACGAGCGCCACGACCGGTTCGGGGCGTCGCTGCGGGTCGCGCCGCTGTCGGTGTCGGGGCTGCTGCGGGAGAAGCTGTTCGCGGACCGTTCGGTGGTGCTGACGTCGGCGACGCTCAAGCTCGGCGGGGACTTCAACGGGGTGGGCGCCTCGCTGGGGCTCGCTCCGGAGGGCACCGAGGGCGAGGACGTGCCGCAGTGGAAGGGCATCGACGTCGGCTCGCCGTTCGACTATCCCAAGCAGGGCATCCTCTATGTGGCGCGCCATCTGGCCACGCCGGGGCGTGAGGGCTCGCGCGGCGACATGATGGACGAGCTGGCCGAGCTGGTGGAGGCGGCCGGGGGCCGCACGCTGGGGCTGTTCTCCTCGATGCGGGCCGCCCAGGCCGCCGCCGAGGAGCTGCGCGGCCGGCTGGACAAGCCGATCCTGCTGCAGGGCGAGGACACCCTGGGTGAGTTGATCAAGACGTTCGCGGGGGATCCCGAGACCTGTCTGTTCGGCACGCTGTCGCTGTGGCAGGGCGTGGATGTGCCGGGCCCCAGCTGCCAGTTGGTGATCATGGACCGGATTCCGTTCCCCCGGCCGGACGATCCGCTGATGAGCGCGCGCCAGAAGGCCGTGGAGGAGGGCGGCGGCAATGGCTTCATGGCGGTCGCGGCCACCCATGCCGCACTGCTGATGGCGCAGGGCGCGGGCCGTCTGGTGCGGGCCACCGGTGACCGGGGGGTGGTGGCGGTGCTGGATCCGAGGCTGGCCAACGCCCGCTACGGCAGCTATCTGCGGGCTTCGCTGCCGGACTTCTGGTACACCACGGACCGCAATCAGGTGCGCCGCTCGCTGGCCGCGATCGACGCGGCGGCGAAGGCCGACAGCAAGTAG